A window of the Halichoerus grypus chromosome 2, mHalGry1.hap1.1, whole genome shotgun sequence genome harbors these coding sequences:
- the SPPL2C gene encoding signal peptide peptidase-like 2C: MAFLGCFLLLLASTTARAEYGVVHVVSENWSKDYCVLFSSDYVTLPRDLHHAPLLPLHDGTMAPWCPGRDSSHQAQPGSPSQRPLRHTTAMVMRGNCSSYAKGWLAQGQGAHGLLIVSRVSGQQCADTTPASQDPHQPLPDLTIPVAVLRHTDMLDMLSHTHGSAVVRVALYAPPEPLLDYNVVVIFILAVGTVAAGGYWVGLSEADQLQRRRARGGGGPGGHDQQGAAAAAAAAGGQEGEDEDVPVDFTPAMTGAVATMSCSIMLLLYFFYDRFVYVLIAIFGLGAGTGLYTCLAPLVRNLPLQRCQRPVASQRAHLQLPLLLLAGLCAAVTALWVAHRNEDRWAWLLQDTLGVAYCLFVLRRVRLPTLKNCASFLLALLAFDVFFVFVTPLLTRTGESIMVEVASGPTDSLSHERLPMVLKVPRLSFSALTLCHQPFSILGFGDIVVPGFLVAYCHRFDVQIRSRQVYFVACTTAYAVGLLVTFVAMVLMQMGQPALLYLVSSTLLTSLAVAACRQELTLFWTGQGRAETPAQPVAGLRGAPSLGSEKRQEDTTDVHPASKFEGATSHPAGDVDSNLEEDMAETATVSEDEAAGPDGHRDSSEGWSDANLDPDELSPASSGASEEPTPRMPTAMLRPVRSLMPPPSELGHAQAQPQAHGAGLPWTGLHKRKGLKVKKSMSTQAPL, translated from the coding sequence ATGGCGTTCCTgggctgcttcctcctcctcctcgccagCACCACGGCCCGGGCGGAGTACGGCGTGGTCCACGTGGTGTCAGAGAATTGGAGCAAGGACTATTGCGTCCTGTTCAGCTCCGACTATGTCACCCTCCCGCGGGACCTGCACCACgccccactcctgcccctgcACGATGGCACCATGGCACCCTGGTGCCCAGGCCGGGACTCCTCCCACCAGGCCCAGCCCGGCTCCCCCAGCCAGCGGCCCCTCCGCCACACCACCGCCATGGTTATGAGGGGCAACTGCAGCTCCTATGCTAAGGGCTGGCTGGCTCAGGGCCAAGGCGCCCACGGGCTGCTCATCGTGAGCCGGGTCAGCGGCCAACAGTGTGCAGATACCACCCCGgcatcccaggacccccaccagcccctgccgGACCTCACCATCCCCGTGGCCGTGCTCCGCCACACCGACATGCTTGACATGCTCAGCCACACCCACGGCAGCGCCGTGGTCCGCGTGGCCCTGTACGCGCCCCCCGAGCCCCTCCTCGACTACAATGTGGTGGTCATCTTCATCCTGGCTGTGGGCACCGTGGCTGCCGGCGGCTACTGGGTGGGCCTGAGCGAGGCGGACCAGCTGCAGCGGCGCCGGGCCCGAGGAGGAGGGGGGCCCGGCGGGCACGATCAGCagggagcggcggcggcggcggcggccgcggggggacaggagggagaagACGAGGACGTGCCAGTGGACTTCACGCCGGCCATGACGGGGGCCGTGGCCACCATGTCCTGCTCCATCATGCTGTTGCTCTACTTCTTCTACGACCGCTTCGTCTATGTATTGATAGCCATCTTCGGCCTGGGTGCGGGCACCGGCCTCTACACCTGCCTGGCGCCGCTGGTGCGCAACCTGCCCCTGCAGCGATGCCAGCGGCCCGTGGCCAGCCAGCGGGCCCATCTGCAGCTGCCCCTGCTGCTACTGGCCGGCCTGTGCGCCGCGGTGACCGCCCTCTGGGTTGCCCACCGCAATGAGGACCGCTGGGCCTGGCTCCTGCAGGACACGCTCGGTGTGGCCTACTGCCTTTTCGTCCTGCGGCGGGTACGGCTGCCCACGCTCAAGAACTGTGCCTCTTTCCTGCTGGCCCTGCTGGCCTTCGATGTCTTCTTTGTCTTTGTCACGCCGCTCCTCACCAGGACGGGGGAGAGCATCATGGTGGAAGTGGCCTCGGGCCCCACGGATTCCTTGAGCCACGAGAGGCTACCCATGGTGCTCAAAGTGCCTCGGCTGAGCTTCTCGGCCTTGACGTTGTGCCACCAGCCCTTTTCCATCCTGGGCTTCGGCGACATCGTGGTCCCTGGCTTCCTGGTGGCCTACTGTCACCGCTTTGATGTGCAAATCCGCTCACGCCAGGTCTACTTCGTGGCCTGCACCACGGCCTACGCCGTGGGCCTGCTGGTCACCTTTGTCGCCATGGTCCTCATGCAGATGGGCCAGCCCGCCCTGCTGTACCTGGTGTCCAGCACCCTGCTCACCAGCCTGGCCGTGGCCGCCTGCCGCCAAGAGCTCACCCTCTTCTGGACCGGCCAGGGCAGAGCCGAGACACCCGCCCAGCCCGTGGCGGGGCTCCGTGGTGCGCCTTCACTTGGCTCGGAGAAGCGGCAGGAGGATACAACAGACGTCCACCCGGCCAGCAAGTTTGAGGGCGCCACCAGCCACCCAGCAGGGGACGTGGACAGCAACCTGGAGGAGGACATGGCCGAGACTGCCACCGTATCTGAGGATGAAGCCGCTGGTCCGGATGGCCACAGGGACAGCTCCGAGGGCTGGAGCGATGCCAACCTGGACCCTGATGAActgtctcctgcctcctctgGGGCCTCGGAGGAGCCGACGCCACGGATGCCGACCGCCATGCTGAGACCGGTGAGGTCACTGATGCCACCACCCTCGGAGCTGGGCCacgcccaggcccagccccaggcccacgGCGCTGGCCTGCCCTGGACGGGGCTCCACAAGAGGAAGGGCTTGAAGGTAAAGAAGAGCATGTCGACCCAGGCTCCCTTATGA